One genomic window of Equus caballus isolate H_3958 breed thoroughbred chromosome 6, TB-T2T, whole genome shotgun sequence includes the following:
- the LOC100065630 gene encoding putative taste receptor type 2 member 33, giving the protein MVNLLPSIFSVLITTEFILGNFANGIIALVNCIDWVKRHKMSSADQILTALAVSRIVLLWVLLMNWYTVVLHPGLYSLEVRIFVRIALTVSNHFNIWFAASLSIFYLLKVANFSSFIFLYLKRRVKSVLLIILLGTLVFLVPHLAILCIYENIQTNEYERNITQKTKLRDIFHFSYMNLFMLVNFTPFSMSLTSFLLLIISLWNHLKKMQLSGKGSQDISTKVHIRAMQTVVSFLFLYVSYFLALVTLVESYNRLHNTLLVMLSEALAMLYPLSHSFILIWGNKKLRQALKTIRKMIRFPYH; this is encoded by the coding sequence TTAATAACGACGGAATTTATTCTGGGAAATTTTGCCAATGGCATCATAGCACTGGTGAATTGCATTGACTGGGTCAAGAGACATAAGATGTCCTCAGCTGATCAAATTCTCACTGCTCTGGCGGTCTCCAGAATTGTTTTGCTCTGGGTACTATTAATGAATTGGTATACAGTTGTGCTCCATCCGGGTTTATATAGTTTGGAAGTAAGAATTTTTGTTCGTATTGCCTTGACAGTAAGCAACCATTTTAACATCTGGTTTGCTGCTAGCCTCAGCATATTTTATTTGCTCAAGGTAGCTAATTTCTCTAGCTTTATATTTCTTTACCTAAAGCGGAGAGTTAAAAGTGTACTTCTCATAATACTGTTGGGGACTCTGGTCTTTTTGGTTCCTCATCTTGCAATTCTATGCATATATGAGAATATTCAGACTAATGAGTATGAAAGAAACATCACTCAGAAgaccaaattgagggacatttttCACTTCTCATATATGAATCTATTCATGCTAGTAAACTTCACACCATTTTCTATGTCGCTGACATCTTTTCTGCTGTTAATCATTTCCCTGTGGAATCATCTCAAGAAGATGCAGCTCAGTGGCAAAGGATCCCAAGATATCAGCACCAAGGTCCACATAAGAGCCATGCAAACTGtggtctcctttctcttcttgtaTGTCAGTTACTTCCTAGCTCTGGTTACTTTAGTTGAGAGTTATAATAGGCTGCATAATACACTGCTTGTCATGCTTTCTGAGGCTCTTGCAATGCTCTATCCTTTAAGCCACTCATTTATCCTGATTTGGGGAAACAAGAAGCTAAGACAGGCCTTGAAAACCATAAGAAAGATGATAAGATTCCCATACCATTAG